A DNA window from Miscanthus floridulus cultivar M001 unplaced genomic scaffold, ASM1932011v1 fs_164_2_3, whole genome shotgun sequence contains the following coding sequences:
- the LOC136530610 gene encoding secreted RxLR effector protein 161-like has translation MEPRLKLLKESNAPHVDATEYRSIVGGLRYLLHTRPDLSYSVGYVSRFMEAPTEEHQAVVKRILCYVAGTVGLGIHYKRGDKKKLPRLHGYSDSDFAGDANDRKSTGGVIYFLDNRAISWQSSKQKVVALSSCEAEYIAAATATCQGVWLARLFVDLVDVEAKAPILRVDNKSTISLVKNPVHHDRTKHIDVKYHYVRECADRGLIDVQFIGTAEQLGDILTKALGRLKYEELRSKIGLTKFLSIGNRT, from the coding sequence ATGGAGCCtcggctcaagctcctcaaggagaGCAATGCCCCACACGTTGACGCCACTGAGTACAGGAGTATTGTGGGAGGTCTCAGGTACCTGCTTCACACACGCCCGGACTTGTCATACAGCGTCGGCTACGTAAGCAGGTTCATGGAGGCGCCAACGGAGGAGCACCAGGCTGTTGTCAAGCGCATACTGTGCTATGTGGCAGGGACAGTAGGTCTGGGCATTCACTACAAGCGTGGGGACAAGAAGAAGCTGCCGCGGCTGCACGGCTACAGCGACAGTGATTTCGCCGGTGACGCCAACGACCGTAAAAGCACCGGCGGGGTCATCTACTTTCTCGACAATAGGGCGATCTCATGGCAATCCAGCAAACAGAAGGTCGTGGCCCTCTCGTCGTGCGAAGCCGAATATATCGCGGCGGCGACTGCGACATGTCAGGGTGTCTGGCTTGCTCGCCTCTTTGTAGACTTGGTCGACGTCGAGGCCAAAGCACCGATCCTGCGGGTGGACAACAAGTCCACCATCTCTCTTGTCAAGAATCCAGTGCACCACGACCGGACCAAGCATATTGACGTGAAGTACCACTACGTCCGGGAGTGTGCAGATCGAGGCTTGATCGATGTTCAGTTCATCGGAACGGCGGAGCAGCTAGGTGACATCCTTACCAAAGCACTCGGACGCCTGAAGTACGAAGAGCTTCGCAGCAAGATCGGCCTCACCAAGTTTCTCTCTATCGGCAACAGGACTTAG